A region of the Brachybacterium sacelli genome:
ACCCGCACCCCGGGCGGCCGCACCTACGACCTCCACATGGGGGATCTGATGATCGACGAGCGGGCCATCGGCATCGGGGCGTCGGTCCTCGCGAGCGCCTGCGTCCAGCGGGACCTCGTCGCCACCTGAGACCGGCCCCGATCGCCGCGGCGACCCGCCGGTCTCGTATCCGCGTCGATTTCATAACGGTTCATACACAGTGCGTAGGACGGGCTCGTACGGCGTCACCGCGGGGCTATGTTCCTTCCGGAACACGACAGAGCTGTCGCCCGAGACGACGCGGGGCCCGATCGGTCCCGACACTGCTGCGGAGGAACCCGATGAAGAGCATGACGCGCGCGCTCGCCCTGGCCGGGGCCGGCGTCCTCACCCTCGCCGCCTGCGGCACCGCCCCCGAGGAGAGCGCCGGGGGCCGCGGAGCCAGTGACGGCGGCAGCGACTACAAGGCCTGCATGGTCTCCGACGCCGGCGGCTGGGACGACAAGTCCTTCAACGAGTCCAGCCACAACGGTCTGCTGGCCGCCGAGGAGAACCTCGGCATCGAGACGGCCGAGGCCGAGTCGACCAGCTCCTCGGACTTCGCCCCGAACATCAACAACATGGTCACCGAGGGCTGCGACCTCGTCATCACGGTCGGGTTCCTGCTGGCCCCGGCCACCGGCGCCGCCGCCCGGGCCAACGAGGACACCGACTTCGCGATCGTCGACTCCACCGCGCAGGACACCGACGGCAACCCGATCGAGGTCGAGAACGTCAAGCCGATCGAGTTCAACACGGCCGAGGCCGCCTTCCTGGCCGGCTACCTCGCCGCGGGCATGACCGAGACCGGCAAGGTGGCCACCTACGGCGGCGTCAACATCCCGACCGTCACCATCTTCATGGACGGCTACGTCGACGGCGTCGCCTACTACAACGAGACCAAGGACGCCGACGTGCAGGTGCTCGGTTGGAACAAGGAGACCCAGGAGGGCTCCATCGTGGGCACTTTCGAGGACCAGTCCAAGGGCAAGGCGGTCTCCGACGAGTTCTACACCGCCGGCGCGGACATCATCATGCCGGTCGCCGGCCCCGTGGGCGCCGGCACCCTCGCCTCCGCCAAAGAGGGCGAGGACCGCACGGTGATCTGGGTCGACGCCGACGGCTACGAGACCAACTCCAGCGACGAGGCGGCCCAGTCGGTCATCCTCACCTCCGTCATGAAGGAGATGACCACCGCGGTCGAGGACGTCATCACCGGGGCCTCCGAGGACGAGTTCGACGCGACCCCGTACGTCGGCACCCTCGAGAACGGTGGCGTGGGCCTGGCCCCGTTCCACGACTTCGAGAACGACGTCCCCGCCGAGCTGGTCAC
Encoded here:
- a CDS encoding BMP family lipoprotein, whose product is MKSMTRALALAGAGVLTLAACGTAPEESAGGRGASDGGSDYKACMVSDAGGWDDKSFNESSHNGLLAAEENLGIETAEAESTSSSDFAPNINNMVTEGCDLVITVGFLLAPATGAAARANEDTDFAIVDSTAQDTDGNPIEVENVKPIEFNTAEAAFLAGYLAAGMTETGKVATYGGVNIPTVTIFMDGYVDGVAYYNETKDADVQVLGWNKETQEGSIVGTFEDQSKGKAVSDEFYTAGADIIMPVAGPVGAGTLASAKEGEDRTVIWVDADGYETNSSDEAAQSVILTSVMKEMTTAVEDVITGASEDEFDATPYVGTLENGGVGLAPFHDFENDVPAELVTELDTLKEDIVAGEVVVESSASPEGS